A section of the Streptomyces xinghaiensis S187 genome encodes:
- a CDS encoding serine hydrolase domain-containing protein: MTDPALSSSGPAAQGVDAAGVHAFLDALEAAPGIEPHSLMIVRHGQLVASGWWAPYTPERPHLLYSLSKSFTGTAAALAEAEGLLDFDAPVVSYFPEFEAGITDPRSRALLVRHVASMASGHRRDTVEEAYQRDPAEPVRGFLLLPPDQDPGTVFAYNQPATYTLAAIVQRVSGQSLTGYLRPRLLDPLGIGEVSWRRDRTGRELGFSGLHATTGAVARLGELYLRDGVWQGRRLLPEGWAARAARPRIPTAGAMGDADRQDWDRGYGYQFWMSRHGYRGDGAYGQFCLVLPEQDAVIATTAATERMQEFLNLVWEHLLPAFGPGPLPGREAADAELRDRLDRLALPPAPGRSGPPERAGDWAATAFTSSGEPGPVRAAGLARDAKGWTLTLTGEGDRPERPDRLDLRVGGEGWTVAEEPVPTAVSGGWTDAGTLAVETVFLETPHRLALTCSLADRTVTAHWRTRPLHGNRLTALGAPRGSA, from the coding sequence ATGACCGACCCTGCCCTCAGTTCCTCCGGCCCCGCCGCCCAGGGCGTCGACGCGGCTGGCGTCCACGCCTTCCTCGACGCACTGGAGGCCGCCCCCGGGATCGAGCCCCACAGCCTGATGATCGTGCGGCACGGACAGCTCGTCGCCTCGGGCTGGTGGGCGCCGTACACCCCGGAACGCCCCCACCTGCTGTACTCGCTCAGCAAGAGCTTCACCGGGACCGCCGCCGCCCTGGCCGAGGCCGAGGGCCTGCTCGACTTCGACGCGCCGGTCGTCTCGTACTTCCCGGAGTTCGAGGCCGGCATCACCGATCCGCGCAGCCGCGCCCTGCTCGTCCGGCACGTGGCGTCCATGGCGAGTGGCCACCGGCGCGACACGGTCGAGGAGGCCTACCAACGGGACCCCGCCGAGCCCGTCCGGGGATTCCTCCTGCTGCCGCCCGACCAGGACCCGGGCACGGTCTTCGCCTACAACCAGCCCGCCACCTACACGCTCGCCGCGATCGTCCAGCGCGTATCCGGGCAGTCGCTCACCGGGTACCTGCGGCCCCGGCTGCTGGATCCGCTGGGCATCGGGGAGGTGTCCTGGCGGCGCGACCGCACCGGCCGCGAGCTCGGCTTCAGCGGACTGCACGCCACCACCGGCGCCGTCGCCCGGCTCGGGGAGCTGTATCTGCGCGACGGGGTATGGCAGGGCCGGCGGCTGCTGCCCGAGGGGTGGGCGGCCCGGGCGGCGCGCCCCCGCATACCGACCGCAGGAGCCATGGGCGACGCGGACCGGCAGGACTGGGACCGGGGCTACGGCTACCAGTTCTGGATGTCCCGGCACGGCTACCGGGGCGATGGCGCGTACGGCCAGTTCTGCCTGGTGCTGCCGGAGCAGGACGCGGTGATCGCGACGACCGCGGCGACCGAACGGATGCAGGAGTTCCTGAACCTCGTCTGGGAGCATCTGCTGCCCGCCTTCGGCCCCGGGCCGCTGCCCGGCCGGGAGGCCGCCGACGCGGAACTGCGGGACCGCCTCGACCGCCTCGCCCTGCCACCCGCCCCGGGCCGGTCCGGACCCCCGGAGCGGGCCGGGGACTGGGCAGCCACCGCGTTCACGTCCTCCGGGGAGCCCGGACCGGTCCGGGCGGCCGGGCTCGCCCGGGACGCGAAAGGCTGGACGCTCACGCTGACCGGCGAAGGGGACCGGCCGGAGCGTCCGGACCGGCTGGATCTGCGCGTCGGCGGGGAGGGCTGGACGGTCGCCGAGGAACCCGTCCCCACCGCGGTGAGCGGCGGCTGGACCGATGCCGGGACGCTGGCTGTGGAGACGGTGTTCCTGGAGACCCCGCACCGCCTGGCGCTGACCTGCTCCCTCGCGGACCGGACGGTCACCGCGCACTGGCGCACCCGGCCCCTGCACGGCAACCGGCTCACCGCGCTGGGCGCCCCGCGCGGCTCCGCCTGA
- the mltG gene encoding endolytic transglycosylase MltG: protein MTEYGRGRGSEPWHPEDPLYGDRGWDGQPTADGRSPHGEQPPQYPEQYQQQPQWDAQGAPYPGQPYPGHPQQGHPQQGYPQQEYPQQGGQQQGYPQGGQQHGYPRQEGYPQPQQGGQQYGWDGGPQDTGQGYAAAAGHGDPYGQQPTDPYGRPYPQQGGQQPPQGPPQPGRGPGPYGGGHPHGHPEQGRHHPDPGTGPQPRYRPAPGEPQPGDWQQQEDDGPGHAFFADEPDSAPGRRRGRGAAREDRPSRRGDGYDEPGGHDDGFDEEDDGGDGDDGDGRRGRPKKRRSGMACLFVAVVLGGGVAAGGWFAYDFYQTHFGPAPDFAGEGSGSVQVEIPQGAGTGEMGRILKGAGVVKSAQAFVDAAGENPKGLSIQPGVYAMKKEMSGEAAVDWMLSPESRNALIIPEGMRNAQVYATIDKRLELKAGTTEKIAEKQAAKLGLPDWADDDAKIMDPLEGFLYPARYDMGEDAEPEDVLKKMVARATAEYEKLDVEANAEKLELDSPLQLVTVASLVQAEGKTSDDFSKMARVVYNRLDPDNTETYGKIEFDSAFNYLKGQSEINIGIKEIRNTDHPYNTYFYRGLPPGPIGNPGAEALKAAIDPEPGDWYYFVGVDGENTKFAETHEEHEKLVEEFNANQKNKG, encoded by the coding sequence ATGACTGAGTATGGCCGGGGCCGAGGTTCCGAACCGTGGCATCCCGAGGACCCGCTCTACGGGGACCGGGGCTGGGACGGGCAGCCGACCGCGGACGGCCGGTCCCCCCACGGAGAGCAGCCGCCGCAGTATCCCGAGCAGTACCAGCAGCAGCCGCAGTGGGACGCCCAGGGCGCGCCGTACCCGGGTCAGCCGTACCCGGGCCACCCGCAGCAGGGGCACCCCCAGCAGGGCTACCCGCAGCAGGAATACCCCCAGCAGGGCGGGCAGCAGCAGGGCTACCCCCAGGGCGGACAGCAGCACGGATATCCGCGGCAGGAGGGGTACCCCCAGCCCCAGCAGGGCGGACAGCAGTACGGCTGGGACGGCGGCCCGCAGGACACCGGCCAGGGCTACGCCGCGGCTGCCGGGCACGGCGACCCGTACGGGCAGCAGCCCACCGATCCGTACGGCCGTCCGTACCCGCAGCAGGGCGGGCAGCAGCCACCGCAGGGCCCCCCGCAGCCCGGCCGGGGCCCCGGACCGTACGGCGGGGGCCACCCGCACGGGCATCCGGAGCAGGGCCGGCACCACCCCGACCCCGGCACCGGGCCGCAGCCGCGCTACCGGCCCGCCCCCGGGGAGCCGCAGCCCGGGGACTGGCAGCAGCAGGAGGACGACGGTCCCGGGCACGCCTTCTTCGCCGACGAGCCGGACAGCGCACCGGGCCGCCGCCGGGGCCGTGGTGCCGCCCGCGAGGACCGTCCCTCCCGGCGCGGTGACGGCTACGACGAACCCGGCGGCCACGACGACGGGTTCGACGAGGAGGACGACGGCGGGGACGGTGACGACGGCGACGGCCGCCGCGGCCGGCCCAAGAAGCGCCGCAGCGGCATGGCGTGCCTCTTCGTCGCCGTGGTGCTCGGCGGCGGAGTCGCGGCCGGCGGCTGGTTCGCGTACGACTTCTACCAGACCCACTTCGGCCCGGCGCCGGACTTCGCCGGCGAGGGCTCCGGCTCCGTCCAGGTCGAGATCCCGCAGGGCGCCGGCACCGGTGAGATGGGCCGCATCCTCAAGGGCGCCGGGGTGGTGAAGAGCGCCCAGGCGTTCGTCGACGCCGCGGGCGAGAACCCCAAGGGCCTCTCCATCCAGCCCGGCGTCTACGCGATGAAGAAGGAGATGTCGGGCGAGGCGGCCGTCGACTGGATGCTCTCTCCGGAGAGCCGCAACGCGCTCATCATCCCCGAGGGCATGCGCAACGCGCAGGTCTACGCGACCATCGACAAACGGCTCGAACTGAAGGCCGGAACCACCGAGAAGATCGCGGAGAAGCAGGCCGCGAAGCTCGGACTGCCCGACTGGGCCGACGACGACGCGAAGATAATGGACCCGCTGGAGGGCTTCCTCTATCCGGCGCGCTACGACATGGGCGAGGACGCCGAGCCCGAGGACGTCCTGAAGAAGATGGTCGCCCGCGCCACGGCCGAGTACGAGAAGCTGGACGTCGAGGCCAACGCCGAGAAGCTGGAGCTCGACTCGCCGCTCCAGCTCGTCACCGTCGCCAGCCTCGTCCAGGCCGAGGGCAAGACCAGTGACGACTTCAGCAAGATGGCCCGGGTCGTCTACAACCGTCTCGACCCGGACAACACCGAGACCTACGGGAAGATCGAATTCGACTCGGCCTTCAACTACCTGAAGGGCCAGAGCGAGATCAACATCGGGATCAAGGAGATCCGGAACACCGATCACCCGTACAACACCTACTTCTACCGCGGCCTGCCGCCCGGCCCCATCGGCAACCCGGGCGCCGAGGCGCTGAAGGCGGCGATCGACCCGGAGCCCGGCGACTGGTACTACTTCGTCGGCGTCGACGGGGAGAACACCAAGTTCGCGGAGACCCACGAGGAGCACGAGAAGCTCGTGGAGGAGTTCAACGCGAACCAGAAGAACAAGGGCTGA
- a CDS encoding DUF6167 family protein — protein MFRRMFWFTAGAATGVWATTKVNRTLKRLTPESLVAQAADRAVEAGHRLKDFALDVKAGMAQRELELNDALGIAAQDGPQHLPPPRRPAALGPTNPNNRNEDH, from the coding sequence ATGTTCCGCCGTATGTTCTGGTTCACCGCAGGCGCCGCCACCGGTGTGTGGGCCACCACCAAGGTCAACCGCACGCTGAAGCGGCTCACCCCGGAGAGCCTGGTGGCGCAGGCCGCCGACAGGGCCGTCGAGGCGGGCCACCGCCTCAAGGACTTCGCCCTCGACGTCAAGGCCGGCATGGCGCAGCGCGAACTCGAACTCAACGACGCCCTGGGCATCGCCGCCCAGGACGGTCCACAGCACCTGCCCCCGCCGCGCCGTCCGGCCGCGCTGGGCCCGACCAACCCGAACAACCGGAATGAGGACCACTGA
- the ruvX gene encoding Holliday junction resolvase RuvX yields MTDENRALRRGRRIAVDVGDARIGVASCDPDGILATPVETVPGRDVPAAHRRLAAIVAEYEPIEVVVGLPRSLRGTEGPAAAKVRAFAQELAKIVQPVPVRLVDERMSTITAAQSLRASGVNSRKGRSVVDQAAAVVILQNALEAERVSGAPPGETVELVI; encoded by the coding sequence ATGACGGACGAGAACCGGGCGCTCCGGCGCGGGCGGAGAATCGCCGTCGACGTCGGGGACGCCCGGATCGGGGTCGCCTCGTGCGACCCCGACGGGATCCTCGCCACCCCGGTGGAGACCGTGCCGGGACGCGATGTCCCGGCCGCCCACCGGCGGTTGGCGGCGATCGTCGCCGAGTACGAGCCGATCGAGGTCGTGGTCGGGCTGCCCCGCTCCCTCAGGGGGACGGAGGGCCCGGCCGCGGCCAAGGTCAGAGCCTTCGCCCAGGAGCTCGCCAAGATCGTTCAACCGGTCCCGGTGCGGCTGGTCGATGAGCGTATGAGTACGATCACGGCGGCACAGAGCCTGCGGGCCTCCGGTGTGAACTCCCGCAAGGGTCGCTCGGTGGTGGACCAGGCCGCGGCCGTGGTCATCCTGCAGAACGCGCTGGAGGCCGAAAGGGTGTCGGGCGCTCCTCCGGGCGAGACCGTCGAACTGGTCATCTGA
- a CDS encoding DUF2470 domain-containing protein yields the protein MFRPGSPMPGSGRPTESVPAPAGTTGQPRPWEDARQPTAAERVRTLAESNASAVLTIPGTDSGGWGAGAPSARAVTADGDVLLLMPGDSPAARAAAPAQDDELTALIEISDVAPVAVPHRIRGRAWLGGWLTPLRGPERAEGLALLARTHPGAVPAGGGDPGTRAVLRLEVGEAAVDDLWGAEPVEPDAFAAAVADPLAGQEAVILQHLATAHGDALRGLCGLLGERADRICGARGRGVPLSLDRFGLRVRFTEGAEPVFDARFDFPEPVRDVTEVRHALGALFTAADGDR from the coding sequence ATGTTTCGACCTGGGAGCCCCATGCCCGGCTCCGGCCGTCCCACGGAATCCGTGCCGGCCCCTGCCGGGACGACGGGTCAGCCGCGCCCCTGGGAAGACGCCCGGCAGCCGACGGCGGCCGAACGCGTACGTACCCTCGCGGAGTCGAACGCCTCCGCCGTGCTGACCATTCCGGGCACGGACTCGGGCGGTTGGGGCGCCGGTGCGCCCTCGGCACGCGCCGTCACGGCGGACGGGGACGTGCTGCTGCTGATGCCTGGGGACTCCCCCGCGGCTCGCGCCGCGGCCCCTGCACAGGACGACGAGCTCACCGCCCTGATCGAAATCTCGGACGTCGCGCCCGTCGCCGTACCCCATCGTATCCGGGGCCGGGCGTGGCTCGGCGGCTGGCTGACCCCGCTCCGGGGCCCGGAACGGGCCGAGGGGCTGGCGCTGCTCGCCCGTACGCACCCGGGGGCCGTCCCGGCCGGCGGCGGTGATCCGGGCACCCGGGCGGTGCTGCGGCTGGAGGTCGGCGAGGCCGCGGTGGACGACCTCTGGGGTGCGGAACCCGTCGAACCGGACGCCTTCGCGGCCGCCGTGGCCGACCCCCTCGCAGGTCAAGAGGCGGTGATCCTCCAGCACTTGGCCACCGCGCACGGTGACGCGCTGCGCGGGCTGTGCGGGCTGCTCGGCGAACGGGCCGACCGGATCTGCGGCGCGCGCGGCCGGGGCGTACCGCTCTCGCTGGACCGCTTCGGGCTGCGCGTCCGCTTCACGGAGGGCGCCGAACCGGTCTTCGACGCCCGCTTCGACTTCCCCGAACCGGTGAGGGACGTCACAGAAGTCCGGCACGCCCTGGGGGCGCTGTTCACCGCCGCGGACGGGGACCGGTGA
- a CDS encoding shikimate dehydrogenase has translation MSAGADGTAGSPRRAAVLGKPIGHSLSPVLHRAAYAALGLDDWRYDRFEADEAALPAFLAGLDASWAGLSLTMPLKRAVIPLLDGISDTAASVEAVNTVVFTGGRRTGENTDIPGIVEALRERGVERVGRAAVLGAGATASSALAALSRICSGEVTAYVRSESRAAEMRGWGERLGVAVTTADWDAAAEAFDAPLVVATTPAGATDHLAGAVPERPGTLFDVLYEPWPTRLAAAWSARGGAVVGGLDLLVHQAVLQVELMTGRAPAPLAAMRAAGEAALAARSTREPAAG, from the coding sequence ATGAGCGCGGGGGCGGACGGCACCGCCGGGAGCCCGCGCCGCGCCGCCGTCCTGGGCAAGCCCATCGGGCACTCGCTCTCCCCGGTGCTGCACCGCGCCGCGTACGCCGCCCTCGGGCTCGACGACTGGCGCTACGACCGCTTCGAGGCGGACGAGGCCGCCCTGCCCGCCTTCCTCGCGGGCCTGGACGCCTCCTGGGCGGGCCTGTCGCTGACCATGCCGCTCAAGCGCGCGGTCATCCCGCTGCTGGACGGGATCAGCGACACCGCCGCCTCGGTGGAGGCCGTCAACACCGTCGTGTTCACCGGCGGCCGCCGCACCGGAGAGAACACCGACATCCCCGGCATCGTCGAGGCCCTCCGCGAACGCGGGGTCGAGCGGGTCGGGAGGGCCGCGGTCCTCGGCGCCGGAGCCACCGCCTCCTCCGCCCTCGCCGCGCTCTCCCGGATCTGCTCCGGGGAGGTCACCGCCTATGTCCGCAGCGAGAGCCGGGCGGCCGAGATGCGCGGCTGGGGCGAGCGGCTGGGGGTGGCCGTGACCACCGCGGACTGGGACGCCGCCGCCGAGGCGTTCGACGCCCCGCTGGTCGTCGCCACCACACCCGCCGGTGCCACCGACCACCTCGCCGGCGCGGTCCCGGAGCGCCCCGGCACCCTCTTCGACGTGCTCTACGAGCCGTGGCCGACCCGGCTCGCCGCGGCCTGGTCCGCGCGCGGCGGGGCCGTCGTCGGCGGTCTCGACCTCCTTGTCCACCAGGCGGTGCTCCAGGTGGAGCTGATGACGGGCCGCGCCCCGGCGCCGCTGGCGGCCATGCGCGCCGCCGGAGAGGCCGCGCTCGCCGCCCGGAGCACCCGGGAGCCCGCCGCGGGCTGA
- the rpsD gene encoding 30S ribosomal protein S4, whose product MNQSRPKVKKSRALGIALTPKAVKYFEARPYPPGEHGRGRKQNSDYKVRLLEKQRLRAQYDISERQMARAYDRARKVEGKTGEALIVELERRLDALVLRSGLARTIYQARQMVVHGHIQVNDRKVDKPSFRVRPDDVVQVRERSRTKHPFLVAREGGYDTDGETPRYLEVNLQALAFRLDRDPNRKEIPVICDEQLVVEYYAR is encoded by the coding sequence GTGAACCAGTCGCGTCCCAAGGTCAAGAAGTCACGTGCCCTGGGCATCGCCCTGACGCCGAAGGCCGTCAAGTACTTCGAGGCCCGCCCGTACCCGCCGGGCGAGCACGGCCGTGGCCGCAAGCAGAACAGTGACTACAAGGTCCGGCTGCTGGAGAAGCAGCGTCTGCGCGCCCAGTACGACATCAGCGAGCGCCAGATGGCCCGTGCCTACGACCGCGCTCGGAAGGTCGAAGGCAAGACGGGCGAAGCCCTCATCGTCGAGCTGGAGCGCCGTCTGGACGCGCTCGTCCTGCGGTCGGGCCTCGCCCGCACGATCTACCAGGCCCGCCAGATGGTGGTCCACGGCCACATCCAGGTCAACGACCGCAAGGTCGACAAGCCGTCCTTCCGGGTCCGCCCGGACGACGTGGTGCAGGTCCGCGAGCGCAGCCGCACCAAGCACCCCTTCCTGGTCGCCCGCGAGGGCGGCTACGACACCGACGGCGAGACCCCGCGCTACCTGGAGGTCAACCTCCAGGCGCTGGCCTTCCGCCTGGACCGGGACCCCAACCGCAAGGAGATCCCGGTCATCTGCGACGAGCAGCTGGTCGTCGAGTACTACGCCCGCTGA
- a CDS encoding DUF948 domain-containing protein translates to MSGGEVAGILVAVFWAILVSFLAVVLVRLAQVLRAATRLVADVTEHAVPLLGEASETVRSAQTQLSRVDAIASDVQEVTSNASALSSTVASAFGGPLVKVAAFGYGVRRAIGRKGAPQGQRRTVIRSRAVPPARKGGRGDRRGRG, encoded by the coding sequence GTGTCCGGTGGAGAAGTGGCCGGGATTCTCGTAGCCGTCTTCTGGGCGATCCTGGTGTCCTTCCTGGCCGTGGTGCTGGTGAGGCTGGCCCAGGTGCTCAGAGCGGCCACCCGCCTGGTGGCGGACGTCACCGAGCACGCCGTCCCGCTGCTGGGCGAGGCCTCCGAGACGGTCCGCTCCGCGCAGACCCAGCTCAGCAGGGTCGACGCCATCGCGTCCGACGTCCAGGAGGTCACCTCCAACGCCTCGGCGCTCTCCTCGACCGTCGCCTCGGCCTTCGGCGGCCCGCTGGTGAAGGTCGCCGCGTTCGGCTACGGCGTCCGCAGGGCAATCGGACGCAAGGGCGCGCCGCAGGGGCAGCGCCGCACCGTGATCAGGAGTCGCGCGGTGCCCCCGGCCCGCAAGGGCGGCCGGGGCGACCGGCGAGGGAGAGGCTGA
- the alaS gene encoding alanine--tRNA ligase, whose product MESAEIRRRWLSFFEERGHTVVPSASLIADDPTLLLVPAGMVPFKPYFLGEVKPPYPRAASVQKCVRTPDIEEVGKTTRHGTFFQMCGNFSFGDYFKEGAIELAWELLTGSVEHGGYGLDPEKLWITVYEEDDEAERIWREKVGVPAERIQRLGKEHNYWSMGVPGPCGPCSEINYDRGPEFGEEGGPAVNDERYVEIWNLVFMQYERGPGSGKTDFPILGELPSKNIDTGLGMERLAMILQGVRNMYETDTLRVVMDKATELTGVRYGAAEGSDVSLRVVADHLRTSVMLIGDGVTPGNEGRGYVLRRIMRRAIRNMRLLGATGPVVGELVDTVIGTMGEQYPELITDRKRIETVALAEEAAFLKTLKAGTNILDTAVSETRSAGRTVLPGDKAFLLHDTWGFPIDLTLEMAAEQGLSVDEEGFRRLMKEQRERAKADARAKKTGHADVSSYREVADRAGATVFTGYTDTEGESTVVGLLVDGVPAPAAQEGDEVEVVLDRTPFYAEGGGQQADTGRIRLDTGAVVEVRDVQQPVPGVSVHKGVVQVGEVTLGAGAHAVIDVIRRRSIARAHSATHLTHQALRDALGPTAAQAGSENAPGRFRFDFGSPTAVPGTVLTDVEQKINEVLARELDVTAEVMSMDEAKQQGAIAEFGEKYGDRVRVVTIGDFSKELCGGTHVHNTAQLGLVKLLGESSIGSGVRRVEALVGVDAYQFLAREHTVVSQLTQLVKGRPEELPEKISGMLAKLKDAEKEIERFRAEKVLQAAAGLAAGAKDVRGVALAAGRVPDGTGADDLRKLVLDVRGRIQGGRPAVVALFTVVKDRPLTVIATNEAARERGIKAGELVRTAAKTLGGGGGGKDDVAQGGGQNPAAVDEAVAAVERLVAEKA is encoded by the coding sequence ATGGAGTCGGCTGAAATCCGCCGCCGCTGGCTGAGCTTCTTCGAGGAGCGGGGGCACACCGTCGTCCCGTCGGCGTCGCTGATCGCGGACGACCCGACGCTGCTGCTGGTCCCCGCGGGCATGGTGCCCTTCAAGCCGTACTTCCTCGGTGAGGTCAAGCCGCCGTACCCGCGCGCCGCCAGCGTCCAGAAGTGCGTCCGCACCCCGGACATCGAAGAGGTCGGCAAGACCACCCGGCACGGCACCTTCTTCCAGATGTGCGGCAACTTCTCCTTCGGCGACTACTTCAAGGAAGGCGCCATCGAGCTCGCCTGGGAGCTGCTCACCGGCTCCGTCGAGCACGGCGGTTACGGCCTCGACCCGGAGAAGCTCTGGATCACGGTCTACGAGGAGGACGACGAGGCCGAGCGCATCTGGCGCGAGAAGGTCGGCGTGCCCGCCGAGCGCATCCAGCGCCTGGGCAAGGAGCACAACTACTGGTCCATGGGCGTCCCCGGCCCCTGCGGTCCCTGCTCGGAGATCAACTACGACCGCGGCCCGGAGTTCGGCGAGGAGGGCGGTCCGGCCGTCAACGACGAGCGCTACGTGGAGATCTGGAACCTGGTCTTCATGCAGTACGAGCGCGGCCCGGGCTCCGGCAAGACGGACTTCCCGATCCTCGGCGAGCTGCCCAGCAAGAACATCGACACCGGCCTGGGCATGGAGCGGCTGGCGATGATCCTCCAGGGCGTCCGCAACATGTACGAGACGGACACCCTCCGCGTCGTCATGGACAAGGCCACCGAGCTCACCGGCGTCCGCTACGGCGCCGCCGAGGGCTCCGACGTCTCGCTGCGCGTGGTCGCCGACCACCTCCGGACCTCCGTGATGCTCATCGGCGACGGCGTCACCCCCGGCAACGAGGGCCGCGGCTACGTGCTGCGCCGCATCATGCGCCGCGCCATCCGCAACATGCGGCTGCTCGGCGCCACCGGGCCGGTCGTCGGCGAACTCGTGGACACCGTCATCGGGACCATGGGCGAGCAGTACCCGGAGCTGATCACCGACCGCAAGCGCATCGAGACCGTCGCGCTCGCCGAGGAGGCCGCCTTCCTCAAGACCCTCAAGGCCGGCACCAACATCCTCGACACCGCCGTCTCCGAGACCAGGAGCGCCGGGCGGACCGTCCTCCCCGGCGACAAGGCCTTCCTGCTCCACGACACCTGGGGCTTCCCGATCGACCTCACCCTGGAGATGGCCGCCGAGCAGGGCCTCTCCGTGGACGAGGAGGGCTTCCGCCGGCTGATGAAGGAGCAGCGGGAGCGCGCCAAGGCCGACGCCCGCGCCAAGAAGACCGGCCACGCCGACGTCTCCTCCTACCGCGAGGTCGCCGACCGCGCCGGGGCCACCGTCTTCACCGGCTACACCGACACCGAGGGCGAGTCGACCGTCGTCGGCCTGCTGGTGGACGGCGTGCCCGCGCCCGCCGCGCAGGAGGGCGACGAGGTCGAGGTCGTCCTCGACCGCACCCCCTTCTACGCCGAGGGCGGCGGCCAGCAGGCCGACACCGGCCGGATCCGGCTCGACACCGGGGCCGTCGTCGAGGTGCGCGACGTACAGCAGCCCGTGCCGGGCGTGAGCGTGCACAAGGGCGTCGTCCAGGTCGGTGAGGTCACGCTCGGCGCCGGCGCCCACGCCGTGATCGACGTGATCCGCCGCCGCTCCATCGCCCGCGCCCACAGCGCCACCCACCTCACCCACCAGGCGCTGCGCGACGCCCTGGGCCCGACCGCCGCCCAGGCCGGCTCGGAGAACGCCCCCGGCCGCTTCCGCTTCGACTTCGGCTCCCCGACCGCCGTCCCCGGCACGGTCCTCACCGATGTCGAGCAGAAGATCAACGAGGTGCTGGCCCGCGAACTCGACGTCACCGCCGAGGTGATGTCGATGGACGAGGCCAAGCAGCAGGGCGCCATCGCCGAGTTCGGCGAGAAGTACGGCGACCGGGTGCGCGTGGTCACCATCGGGGACTTCTCCAAGGAGCTGTGCGGCGGCACGCACGTCCACAACACCGCCCAGCTGGGCCTGGTCAAGCTGCTCGGGGAGTCCTCCATCGGTTCCGGCGTGCGCCGGGTGGAGGCTCTGGTCGGTGTGGACGCCTACCAGTTCCTCGCCCGCGAGCACACGGTCGTCTCCCAGCTCACCCAGCTGGTGAAGGGCCGCCCGGAGGAACTGCCGGAGAAGATCTCCGGGATGCTCGCCAAGCTCAAGGACGCCGAGAAGGAGATCGAGCGCTTCCGCGCCGAGAAGGTGCTGCAGGCCGCCGCCGGCCTGGCCGCCGGCGCCAAGGACGTCCGGGGTGTCGCGCTGGCCGCCGGGCGGGTCCCGGACGGCACCGGCGCCGACGACCTGCGCAAGCTCGTCCTCGACGTGCGCGGGCGGATCCAGGGCGGCCGGCCCGCCGTGGTGGCCCTGTTCACCGTCGTCAAGGACCGTCCGCTGACCGTGATCGCCACCAACGAGGCCGCCCGCGAGCGCGGCATCAAGGCCGGCGAACTGGTCCGCACCGCCGCCAAGACGCTCGGCGGCGGCGGAGGCGGCAAGGACGACGTGGCCCAGGGCGGCGGGCAGAACCCGGCCGCCGTCGACGAGGCCGTGGCCGCCGTCGAGCGGCTCGTCGCCGAGAAGGCCTGA